The segment AAATTAATTAGGACATCTATATTATTACATGGAACATCATTGATTTCAAGTCTTTTTGTGACAATGGAAGTATCATCACCATTGATCTGAATATGATGATTAATAGCTAATCTAAAAGTGGATAATAACGTTGCCATACCATTGAGTGTACATGTCAAGCACCACAATCTTATCACCGGCGGCTTTAACGGTGGGCCAGAAGGTGTCCTTATCCACTTCCGTCACTTGACCAACACTTACATTCACTGTCTCTAAGCTACACCTCACCACATAGGAATCTACCCTTTTCCCATAATCCAATGAGCAGAGACCAATCCTCGTGGTGGCGACGCCGGAGTAAGGGATGCGGCACTGCTTCTTCTTCAGGGGACCACCAAGTCCACCGTTGGTTGAAGCTAAAGCGGTAGGAGATGGTGCGAGACGGAGAGAGAGAGGCATTGCTTGGGGAACTTTTTGAGTTCAAGAAGAGAGAAGCAGAGGAAGACGATGAAGTTTGGAGTTTCGAGAAAAGTTGATGAGCTTGGCTTGTTTGTGCGGTCTGGTCTCAACGGTGTATTGGATCGTAGACTCAAAAAGACGATTGTAGCCTCATGATTCTGCGGATGAAAGGGGATATTCGGGGGATATATATGTCACATCGTGATAGATGAACGGGAGGTGTAGAATTCTCCGAGGGAATTACGATTGATAACGATATTTATGTTTTACTAATAAATGACATTTCGATCCCTCAAAATATtgaattgaaaaaagaaaataacgaAGATcttatctttaaaatatatgaatgaatTATTATATTGCTTAGCATAGAATTTTCAGTATTTAAACTAAAAGATAAATCCTAACAACTTGAGATAGCAACAGTTTTGAGAATTAacaaataaatacatatttttcttcttttggcaAAAACCTCAGTTACAAGGAAGAAcaattaaaatgtaattttgaaTAACAAAGAAGTAATTTTACTGACATGATGTTGGTAGAGAATGGAATTTAATGAATACccaaaaacaaatactaaaactTTTTGACTATCATGGACAAGAGAAGGTAAATAACTGCCACCAAACTGAAACCAAACGGTTTGTTCAGATCACaaatatctgaatttttttgttcctaattttagaaagaaaaaaagtaaaagtataattgttttttttttgtcaagaaaAGTATAATTGTTTAGTCAGAGATTCAAAGGTGTTTCGAGAATTTGTTATAGtaattttataactatatatttttattacaaagttTCTTTGCTTCTTCTTACATCTCTTTGTCCTAAACCTCACGCCACCGCCAAAGCTAACaccttttttctctttttttttccctttttttgcCCTTTTGTTTCGAAATTAATAAGTTTGGAATATTAGTCTTTGACGGAGGATGGATCTCACGCGGAGACACTGGTCTGTCGGCGATTTTCCTGTCGGCGGCGGTCGTGACTTTGCTGATTGAGCCGCAGTTATCATCGGCGGGGACGGAGAACGTGGCATTCGAAGTCCGAAGCAAGTTCGCCGGGAAAAGAGAAAAGGATCTCGGAGCCCTCAAAGCTCACGATGCTCACCGTCACTCCAGACTCCTCTCCGCCATCGATCTTCCTCTCGGCGGCGATAGCCAGCCTGAGTCTACTGGGTACGAACCGCCATTACTAAAAGCtctaattttttagattttttttttgtttccttcctTTCAAGTTTGAAATAAAGTTTGGAAATTTAAACAGAAAGCCTAAATATTTATGCATATAAATATGGAATCTGACAGATACCCTTTTTATCTTTTGATCTTTTGAGAGATTCTCCCCACTGTTTGTTTGGTCATTGTTGACTCTTTGCTTTCTTGATTCTAAAGCTATGATCTTTCTTCTTGTGTCTGCTATTGGGAAGATGTTTGACTCTCTGTTCTTGGTTTGGCTTCTTTAATTTTCAGCTTATACTTCACTAAAATCGGACTAGGAACTCCATCAAGAGACTACCATGTCCAGGTCGATACAGGAAGTGATATCTTATGGGTGAACTGTGCCGGATGCATCAGATGTCCTAGGAAAAGTGATTTGGTAAGTGGCTCAAAAAACACAGAAGTTGAagttgcatatatatatatatgttatataatggTTTTTATTACTATCTTTCAGGTAGAGCTAACACCTTATGATTCGGGTGCTTCCTCCACTGCAAAGTCTGTCTCTTGTGATGACAGCTTTTGCTCTTACGTTAACCAAATATCCGAGTGTCACTCAGGCTCCAATTGCAAATACATTATCCAATACGGAGACCTAAGCTCCACTAGTGGATACTTGGTCAGAGACGTTATGCATTTGGATTTAGTTACTGGGAACCGTCAAACCGGTTCTACCAACGGAACCATCATCTTCGGGTCAGTTAAAAGAGGAGAGACAGCTTCTTTCTCCTATGAGTTGTGCTATTTTCAGTTGATATTGACTCTGTATATTACAGGTGTGGAGATAAACAGTCTGGTCAGCTAGGTGAATCCGTATCTGCAGTTGATGGGATAATGGGATTTGGACAGTCCAATTCATCGTTTATATCTCAGCTAGCTTCACAAGGGAAAGTGAAAAGGTCTTTTGCACATTGCTTGGATAACAAAAACGGAGGTGGTATCTTCGCCATTGGAGAAGTCGTGTCACCGAAAGTGAAGACTACTCCTATGCTCTCTAAATCGTAAGTGAATATGCCTTTTGTCTTCTTAACTCTTCTCTGTTTGAGTTACTTACACTGTTTGTGACCACCCTTTTACAGATCTCACTATAGTATTAGCCTCAATTCGATTGAAGTTGGTAACTCAGTTTTACAACTTTCGTCTGGAGCCTTTGATTCAGGAGATGACAAAGGAGTCATTGTTGACAGTGGTACTACTTTGGTCTATCTTCCCGGCTCTGTTTACAAGCCGTTAATCAGTGAGGTCAATTACAAATTATTTTCCTTCTGTATTgtggaaaaaaaatatgtttatttttactataaagtttctgaacactttgtttttttctttgggcAGATCTTGGCTTCACATCCAGAGCTTACCTTGCATAAGGTTCAAGATTCCTTTACTTGTTTCCGTTATTATGACAGGTAAGAATCTAAACACATTGTTTCCACTCGAGTTGTTTGAAAAATCATATTGACACCCTTTTGAATAATGTACTCTGACAAACTCACAGCTTAGATCGGTTCCCGCCTGTCACATTTCAGTTCGACAAGTCTGCTTCCTTGACGGTGTCTCCTCGGGAGTATCTATTCCAAATTTCAGTACGTTTTAGTTCTTGTCTCTGACTCTTGATCTTGTTTGTGTTTTTCCTGTTCTgccattaaaaaaaataaaccgaCTCTTGTTTAGGGAGACACATGGTGTTTAGGCTGGCAAACCGGTGGATTGCAGACTAAAGATGGAGGTGAATTGACAATACTTGGAGGTAACATCTCTCTTCAAAAAATGTCTTCCACATTGATTCGAGTGACCAAATAATTGAGGTCTTGACTCGTTTTGGGTGCTCAGATATGGCGCTTTCTAACAAGTTAGTTGTCTACGATATCGAAAACCAAGTGATTGGATGGACCAATCACAACTGTAAGCATCACATATTCCTATCTTTTTGCTTAACTTTCATGAGAGTTGAAGCTTTAAGCGTTTGAATGTGACGAATGTGAATCACACAGGCTCAGGAGGTATACAAGTGAAGGATGAACAAACTGGAGCAGTCTACACAGTTGGTGCTCACAATCTCTCAttgtctccttcttctttagctGTTTCTAAACTTCTTACAATTCTTTCCCTCTTAGTTCTTTTCCTATGTAACATTGCTTTATAGCCTTGGTAAGAAGACAAGTTTGTTCCTTTGTGTTTGTTATTATCAGTAAAGGATCTGATTCCCATTTGTTTAAACAATTGAGTTTATAAGAGAAAGGAGATTGAAGCAATCTACAGTTTATTTGCACAAAAAGACAGTAACAGGAAACATTCTCCCTGCAGGCAAACAAAATTAAGCCTGAGGGGGTTTTCATGGTACGACAGACATAAGCAAACATTATTACATCATGTGATAGTGTTTTCACTTTCTTTACtgacaaaaccaaaaaacattaacaagaaagaaagacacaaattttgaaaagaaaaacaaattatgTCCCAAACCAATGAATGTCGacacaaagaacaaaaaaaaaaaagaataagagaTCAATGTAGAAAGGTGAAGAAAAAAAGACACAGTACCTTCTCCAGGGTgatttattaatgttttgtagTCACCACTCAACATCTTCACTTCAAACTCCTCTTATTTCTCTTTTCACTTACCAGGCACAAATCTTGGTAAGTTTAAAAGTGTCTCAACTCTTGCAACACCTTCTAGTGCAGAATACTCTGTTCCATGTTCTGATCTCTTCTTTTATCAGCTTTTCAACTTCACTTTCGTCGAGAGCAATCTCTTTTCCCGTCCTGTCAGTACTCGAACGACCTGATGCATCATCATTTTCGATTTTTAGTTCTTCTACGTCTTCGTCTTCGAGTTTGGAGATGGAAGAAGCTGTAGATAGTACGtttgtgttgttgttggagtCAAGATACAAGCAAACCGCAGCGCAGTCATCGACTTTGGAGGTAGGGTATTTGTATCTCCAAGCTCTAACCGCAGACTCCACTAAAGCTCTTGCTGCAGAGGAACGTGATGGTGCTGAAGCCACAATCGCCACTACCTCTTCATTTGAGAGAACATCCCATATCTATCACACCCAAAACATACCATTAGACTAATGTGAGCAATAAAATGAGCAGAGAAAAGAAATGTGTATATGTTtgggagatagagagagagagagagagagagagagagagagagagagagagagagagagagagagagagagagagagagagagagagatagagagagagagagagagagagagagattaccCCATCTGAAGCCAACACTATAAACTCATCTTTTTCGGTTAACCGACGGAATGATACATCAGGGACAGAGATTAGACCAAAATCTTTCAAGCCCTTTTCTTGCCTTGTTGAGTGAAGATACAGGCAACTTTACTTGATCCATTTAAGAACATCCGACCTGGAACTCGATGCAACGGATCTTTTCTTAgagttcttcctcttcttcacaCCAAACCCAGGAGAGCAAGGAGATCCCGGTCCAAGACTCATGCTCTCCCCAGATAAACAGGACCCATTCTCAGGGTACAAACCATATGTGTCCAGTGAGAATCCACTGGCATGTGAAGGTTAACTATAAAGCATACGGGAGAGTTAAAGTTACCATCACAAATTTCAACTATTCTCAGTGGAACCTGGTTGTCCAGCATCCATAAGTATGTACCATCTAGAACCTGCAAAGTTCTTGTTTCCATAATCTTGATGTGTTTTTGATTTGTATTAGAAGATACTGGGATTCTACGGGGAATAAAGTTCTACAATGATCTGTTCATGCAGGCTGGACCATATGGGAATGCACAATCTGAGTTACTTTTCCAGAAAGAAGCATCAGCTTTCACATTTGAGAAAAGGGTTGGGTATTCCCTAAAAGAATCTATTTCAATAGAGATTATAACTGTGTGATGCCACCTCCTGATTCTTACACTTGGCTCCCCAAAATAACGCCTCACACAAGCCTATCGGTTCTCGCTTTACAAGATTCGCCTCAGGTTACGATGTCTAAACTAATACTGCTAAGTTTGGGGCTAATGTAACAAAAAGCGCAAACAATGATCCGTAAAAAAAATGCATGTATCATAAAGACAAACACGGGAACAAAATAATAGCACAGTTTGGAAcatcttccttttctttcaaGTGTGAATCAATAACAAGTAGAGATTTCTTTCCAAGTTCAATGCAGAAATCTTAAGGCTattatttctcttattttatcACACATTGACAAGAATGAGAGTAACACAAGTTTGATACATACATACATTATAACACCTCCTTTGGCCATTATTATCCTTTTGTTGCTGCGACTCCACAAAACCTTAACCCATCTTCTACATCTGCGAGAACAAGTAGTGTTTTTGCAAAAATATTCTGGAAAAAAGTGTAAATATTATGAACTCATCAACAAAGAAAGATGCATTATTACCTCTTGAGTGATTATGGAACTTGTGGCTATTTCACTTCCTGAGCGCATCTGATGAGAGAAATCCCATCTGTTCAGTAAGATGGTTCATTTGTTGATTGTTGCTCAACACATTCCTCAGGTTGGATTGTAATTCTAGCTGCTCCATTAGCAACCCATTGTCCACTGACCCTGAGACTAGCTCCTCTGTGTCCCCAATCACTGGCCTCTCACCAAAGAACTGTTCCCACAATGGATCTTGGACTCCAGGAAGCAACTCATTTACTGCATTGGATTCTAATGCCATTGAGCCAGCCAGAACAGCCATTATCGGATCCAAACACTCTCCAGTATCTGTCTCGCATCCAACTACATCAGAACTTGAGCTCCCATAAGCTGCGGCTGCTCCTCCTTGGTTCGGAGCTAAGAGATCAACTTGAGAATACGGCAAATTGCCCTCCAGTATTTGGTTTGCTTCACAAGGGACGTGATACGTCATTGCAGGATTGGAAGAAACATCTGCCAATGTAACTCCAGATGCTCCATTTGTGGAGCTCCCATTGTCTGATATGTTTGGAACATCGCTTAAAAGAAAGCTACCATCATGATTGCTGGAGAGGGGCTCCTGGCTGCTATGTGGGTTTCTCATATTGTGTATCTGTTCGAGCATAGTGTCTGCTGCTTCGTTCATCGATGACTGGTACCTAACAATCTGGCGGCTAAGACCATTAGCCCCATAACTGCCAGAGTACTTATGGTCCTCCTCAGCAGGTAGCCTCCTCTTTTTGTTGCTCTCGGAAATGTGTTGGTTCTCCTCATTAGTCTGCTGCGAAAACTGGTTCAAGAAACCTGGACTCTGAACAGCCTTTGCTAGAAACGACATCATTTGCTGCTGCCTCTGCTCCATCACATGAACTTTCTGCCCCACGTTTTGCAGATGATGTTCAGTGACTTGCTGTTGCTGCCTTAACCTCACAAGCTCTTGCGTAAGGACGTTCTTATCACGCTGGAGCCTTTCCACTTCTCCTTCGAGTCCAAACCTCCCTACTTCGACGCAGGCACCAACAGATGAGTGCTGAACTTGAGGTTGTTGTGGAGGCTGCACCTGAGAAGGCTTTCGCCGGACAATACTCTTCAGCAATTGCTTTTGGCCTCTTAGGAATCCCTCATTTGCAAATTCCCAGCGATCTGGATCAACTTTTCTAAAACCCTGAAAAATTGATGCATTGAAGAATGTTACAGTCATAAACCAGAACAAGTTAACTGGActaacattaaaataggaagccGTCATCATAGAACAATAGTAATAAACATAAAGACCACTAAAGAGTTCAATAACAAGTATTCCAAGAAAATGGTAATCCACTGTGTCTAAGTAACAAGAGCACCAAACTACTATGGCTCAACAAAAACTAATAGTTACTCAGTGTATCGGCATGTACCTGGACGGACAATTACAAAGGAAGGGAAAGCTAAGGTGAGACAAGTGATagaaatttatttgttttgtgcTTAGAGCAGAAATGGAACTTCCAAATCTTGAGACACATATGAGCACATGTCCAAATAAGCCTGCAAAGTTCGTGGAACCCATTTTGGTAAGTAAGTAAGAACAGCAAAGAAGAAAGCTATGTAAAGAGTATTCACTTCATGGTTTTTGTTTGACCTAAAGAAAAATTCATTTGGAAAATGGGATGACAATATTCCATTCCAGCCTCACAGACACAACAGAGTTGCAGCTCCGAGacttagaaaacaaaaataagaatatGTCTAAACTCCACGCAGTATATACATGTATAAGATatacctgcaaaaacaaaggtCAAACCATGTATGCAAAGTGATCACACTGTTTAAACAAAGAAACAATTAATGAACATCACAAAACCAACTAAAACGTGCATAGTTCAGTTCTACAAAACGTCGAAAACTCTTTAGGAACTGGTAATCCTAACATTCAAAAGAGTTGACTTTTCAAAATCCTATCCTTGCACCCTCTCTTCCTACTAATCCCAGAGACAAGACTACAATCTATGAAAcccttattgtttttttttctcttaataaTTAACTCATGAACATTTATAATCACTGGTCTACataccaataaaataaaataaataacttcagATTAAAACAAGTGATAAAGTAAAGCAAATGAAAACAAGGATATCAAACTAATCAatgatataattaaaattaagaaagaagatgatggaTGGCTGCTCACATAAGTGTTGAGCTGCCTAACAAAGCTGGAGAAATTGTTATGCTTGAAGTACTTTGGTAGAAACAGTCTGGCGAACTCAGGCACGTTCCACACGACGAAGCTCTTGTTCCCACTGCTCCAAGACACCACCTCGTCCGTCAATGGATCGTCAACCATATCGTATGTCTTGCTCAGAAACGGAGGAATCGAGCTCACCACGGTCGTCGCTACTACAGATTCGCAGTTCGATCCCATAACTCTTTTGATCAAGACAaacaacttcttcttcttgtatctctGCTCTGTCTCTGCTTCTTTTATTTATACTGGAAATATCTTAATCCAGAAAAGCAGTTGAGTTACTTGTATATATCGTGTCTCGCTTTCTACCGTCGATCTTATCTCCTCTTAGCCGtccgatttttattttttctaatataCTTTTTAGATAAGAAATACCACGTGGGCCACTGACGAGACGTACTTGGgcctttttttgtttattcactAACGTACCTGGTCTTTTCCCCTAACTTGCGAATCTGGCCCTACGCTTTTTGCTTACGTGGCGTCTCTGCACTCTCTCGCTGAATTATTGGAATCCGATCGCAGCTATTATTAACGTTTTTCTTCATCTGCGTTTCGCGTTTTGTCGAatgtttcttgtttttctcATTACAGAACATGAGGCACGTGTTGTCTGTGGCAGAAGCACGTGAACCAAGATGCTTTTGTTTTCAATCGAGAAGGAAAGACTCCCAAGTGGAAGAGGAGAGGGCAAAGCGAGGACCTTTTTGTCTTCCCATTGCTTTTCGAAACTCGCTCCTTGTGATTCCTTCTCGCAGATCCAAGACTTGGGCTAAGATCTACCCGGATCCGAATCATGTCAACGGGTCGGATCCAGTGATCTGGCATTTTATAATTGAATGTGTGTTTGTTCGACGTAAAGTTTTTCCTGGAGGATTCATCAATGGAGGAACCAGGAATCTCTCGTCGTCCGAGTATTTACTACAGACCGATAAACCCTAATGATCTTGATCGTTTGGAGCAGATACACCGAGATATCTTCCCCATCAAGTAAGCAActacttccttttttttttctttctatttttgtgTCTTGAGAAAAGAATAAagctttgatttattttgttttttgaatcAGGTATGAGTCTGAGTTTTTTCAGAGTGTTGTGAACGGAGTTGGTATCGTCTCATGGGCTGCTGTTGATCGTAGCCGGCCTGATGGTCACTGTGATGAGCTCATCGGTTTCGTTACTGCCAAGTTCGTGCTTGCCAAAGAAAGCGAGGTCACTTTTCCTTCTTCTATGAACCAACCactgtttatggtttcagcttGGTTTTGTGTTATGTAAGCTTTTTTGGATTTATAAACAGAAATGTTGCGATAACAAGCAATGACCTTGCAAGTGGTGGTCCTGTAAAGTCTAGATCTTGAATGTTGAAATGGTTTATAATGCTATTGGTTGTAGGTTAATTCGTGATCCCTTGTTTACCAAATCGGTCTTTGTTCTGTAAAGCCTTTTGGGTTGTTTGTTGTGCAGGAATAGTCATAGGCATTAGTTCTTTGTATTGTGTTAGATTTTGACCGTTGatcataaggtttatggttttAACTTGGTTCGTTACCTTGTTCAGTCAATGTGCTTATTTGCCAAGTGGTTCCCTTGTGAGAATCTTTAGAACTGGATCAGCTTGTACTATTATTGTTTGATTCTTGGGTTTTTTGGGTGcgaatttttttatcttctcaTTATATATCTTTCATCAGCTGGCAGATGGTTTCCGT is part of the Raphanus sativus cultivar WK10039 chromosome 5, ASM80110v3, whole genome shotgun sequence genome and harbors:
- the LOC108861276 gene encoding thioredoxin F1, chloroplastic codes for the protein MPLSLRLAPSPTALASTNGGLGGPLKKKQCRIPYSGVATTRIGLCSLDYGKRVDSYVVRCSLETVNVSVGQVTEVDKDTFWPTVKAAGDKIVVLDMYTQWCGPCKVIAPKYKDLSEKYEDVVFLKLDCNPENRPLVKELGLRVVPTFKIFKDNKVVKEVTGAKYDNLVEAIETARSAAGSSG
- the LOC108861278 gene encoding heat stress transcription factor A-1e, whose protein sequence is MGSNCESVVATTVVSSIPPFLSKTYDMVDDPLTDEVVSWSSGNKSFVVWNVPEFARLFLPKYFKHNNFSSFVRQLNTYGFRKVDPDRWEFANEGFLRGQKQLLKSIVRRKPSQVQPPQQPQVQHSSVGACVEVGRFGLEGEVERLQRDKNVLTQELVRLRQQQQVTEHHLQNVGQKVHVMEQRQQQMMSFLAKAVQSPGFLNQFSQQTNEENQHISESNKKRRLPAEEDHKYSGSYGANGLSRQIVRYQSSMNEAADTMLEQIHNMRNPHSSQEPLSSNHDGSFLLSDVPNISDNGSSTNGASGVTLADVSSNPAMTYHVPCEANQILEGNLPYSQVDLLAPNQGGAAAAYGSSSSDVVGCETDTGECLDPIMAVLAGSMALESNAVNELLPGVQDPLWEQFFGERPVIGDTEELVSGSVDNGLLMEQLELQSNLRNVLSNNQQMNHLTEQMGFLSSDALRK